Proteins encoded in a region of the Coregonus clupeaformis isolate EN_2021a chromosome 9, ASM2061545v1, whole genome shotgun sequence genome:
- the LOC121573860 gene encoding rapamycin-insensitive companion of mTOR isoform X1, with product MAVSIRGRPSRSIRMRGRNDSGEEHVPLDLSRDPSDNLREILQNVAKQQGVSNMRKLGHLNNFIKLLCNVGHSEEKLGFTHEEIIICLRLALLNEAKEVRAAGLRALRYLIRDSAILQKVLRLQVDYLIARCIDIQQSNEVERTQALRLVRKMITVNALLFPSSVTNSLIAVGNDGLQERDRMVRACIAIICELALKNPVVVAQRGGLSTILKNVIDCQLSRMNEALITTILHLLNHPHTRQYVRSDVELEQILAPYTDFHYRHNADTPEGQLKEDREARFLASKMSIVASFRSWSGIINLCKSGNSGIQSLIGLLCIPNMEVRKGLLEVIYDIFRLPMPVATADFMEALVSVDPSRFQDNWRLSDGFVASEAKVILPHRARSRPDLMDNYLALVLSAFIKSGLLEGLVEVITSTDDTISVRATILLGELLHMANTILPHSHSHHLHCLPTLINKAASFDIAQEKRLRASAAVNYLKHFHEKKKRGPKPNSLYLDHIICKSKASHYCRDQHFRTQRDIFVIKDTEDALMMNLRDSHILNHKENLDWNWVLIATILKWPNVNLRSNKDEQMHKFVRRLLFFYKPSSKLYGSLELDHSKARQLTVVGCQFIKFLLESEEDGQAYLEDLIKDIVQWLSSSSGLKPDRSLQSNGLLTTLSQHYFLFLGTLSSHPHGIKMLEKCSVFQCLLNICTLKNQDHLLKLTVSILDYSRDGLSRVILSKILTAATDNCRLYATKHLRVLLRANVEFFSNWGIELLVTQLHDRNKTISMEALDTLDEACEDKANLHALIQMKPALTHLGDKGVLLLLRFLSIPKGFSYLNERGYVTKQLEKWQKDYNLKYVDMIEEQLNEALTTYRKPVDGDNYVRRSNQRLQRPNVYLPVHLYGQLVHDKTGCHLLEVQNVVPDLSYTVRSPMLDKWEGIKQLKAALWALGNIGSSNWGLNLLQEEGVIPDIVVLALHCEVLSIRGTCLYVLGLISKTRQGCDMLKQHGWDAVRHSRRTLWPVVPDDMEPPPNPPSLLSSVPSSLSLASDSTSSRHNSESDSTQPSMYIMDDERLENCDLSDDPPMYMRPKYKDRSPFTLLASSRFRNHLLHSLSLSGKMLRSTSDPKGTTRDHGGGMEGEQGRKRTVTEPSYTFGSSDVFPIYNDGHLPKSPSANLETSIVGSKASENQDSTPSFGEGEEDGEGEGRLPGRSVGVGGSGVGENQREQTSRERLAGDGPSGGGGGAPFKSRSQSFNTDTTTSGISSMSSSPSRETLPSTIDTDGVSLNSVISAKTIQTLTSLTPQPHTTHLSSLSKSSSASLVPPGSSHTLPRRAQSIKSPSLTTLSGLTDCSLMYSNSRDALGYATLKYATSCDTYASQRDALGYATLKRLQQQRIHSSLSHSEALASPAKDVLFTDTITMKTGSLDSRLTPRWFLKALSFASLDKEDLLSPISQSTLQRCSSVRSMLSSATYGSSDDFIGLALPVDINNMFQIKETPYFQKRTSPPSEDRSAKFFSGDSDGPSPHSRHAVLRSQLSITELMGVSRAEQQKLLGSEETGLQEHNDDNCLYCTGLSVLGFSASNSSPDLTEEPPFSEWCDPPVQNHLEVMGQTKLSGVSGCSDAVSQGSPGSIRSTELVLGVKSIPEESPAGRVLLRKEVLRLVVNLSSSVGTKGHETNLLTIKEKFPYAFDDICLYSEVSYLLAHCMFRLSARRFIQELFQDVPFIPMYEEAESILSKLPKNGPADPPPEP from the exons ATCCTTCAGACAACCTTCGGGAAATCCTTCAGAATGTTGCCAAGCAACAAGGAGTCTCCAACATGCGCAAACTCGGTCACCTGAACAACTTCATAAAG CTTCTCTGCAATGTAGGCCACTCAGAGGAGAAGCTTGGGTTTACACATGAAGAGATCATCATTTG TCTCCGGTTAGCACTGTTGAATGAGGCTAAGGAGGTGCGAGCTGCAGGCCTGAGGGCTCTCCGCTACCTGATCAGAGACAGCGCTATTCTCCAGAAGGTCCTCCGGCTTCAGGTAGACTACCTGATCGCCAG GTGCATAGACATCCAGCAAAGCAATGAGGTGGAgaggacacaggctctcaggctGGTGCGAAAG ATGATCACTGTGAATGCACTGCTCTTCCCCTCGTCTGTCACCAACTCCCTCATTGCCGTGGGCAACGATGGGCTACAGGAGCGAGACCGCATGGTACGCGCCTGTATCGCCATCATCTGTGAACTTG CTCTGAAGAACCCTGTGGTGGTAGCCCAGAGGGGTGGTCTCAGCACCATTCTGAAGAACGTGATCGACTGTCAGCTGAGCCGCATGAACGAGGCACTCATCACTACCATCCTACACCTcctcaaccacccacacacacgccAGTATGTGCGCTCGGATGTGGAGCTCGAG CAaatcctggccccttacactgaCTTCCACTACAGACACAATGCAGACACGCCAGAGGGGCAGCTCAA GGAAGACAGGGAGGCTCGATTCTTGGCCAGTAAAATGTCCATAGTTGCTTCCTTTCGCTCCTGGTCAG GCATCATTAACCTGTGCAAGTCAGGCAACTCTGGAATCCAGTCTCTTATTGGCCTGCTCTGTATACCAAATATGGAAGTAAGG AAAGGCTTATTAGAGGTGATATATGATATCTTCCGGCTCCCCATGCCGGTTGCGACTGCAGACTTTATGGAAGCACTTGTCAGTGTGG ACCCTAGTAGGTTCCAAGACAATTGGAGGTTATCAGATGGCTTTGTGGCTTCCGAAGCAAAAGTTATCCTTCCACATCGAGCTCGGTCAAG GCCTGACTTAATGGATAACTACCTAGCGTTGGTACTGTCTGCCTTCATCAAGAGTGGACTTCTTGAG GGTCTCGTTGAGGTTATCACAAGCACTGATGACACCATCTCTGTGCGAGCCACCATTCTACTGGGAGAACTGCTTCACATG GCCAACACCATCCTGCCCCACTCCCACAGCCACCACCTGCACTGTCTGCCCACACTCATCAACAAGGCAGCCTCCTTCGACATCGCTCAGGAGAAGAGACT ACGGGCGAGTGCAGCGGTCAACTACCTGAAACATTTCcatgagaagaagaagagaggacCCAAACCCAACAGCCTGTACCTGGACCACATCATCTGCAAATCGAAGGCTTCTCACTACTGTAGAGACCAGCACTTTAGAACACAGAGAGATATCTTTGTCATTAAG GACACTGAGGATGCTCTCATGATGAACCTGAGAGACAGCCACATCCTCAACCACAAAGAAAACCTGGACTGGAATTGGGTTCTCATCGCAACAATATTGAAG TGGCCAAATGTTAACCTGCGGAGCAATAAAGATGAACAAATGCACAA GTTTGTGCGCAGGCTGCTGTTCTTCTATAAGCCCAGCAGTAAGCTGTACGGCAGCCTGGAGCTGGACCACAGTAAGGCCAGGCAGCTCACTGTGGTGGGATGTCAGTTCATCAAGTTCCTCCTGGAGTCTGAGGAG GATGGGCAGGCGTACCTGGAGGACCTAATAAAGGACATAGTTCAGTGGCTCTCCTCTTCCTCAGGGCTCAAGCCTGACCGCAGTCTCCAGAGCAACGGCTTGCTCACCACTCTCAGCCAGCACTACTTCCTGTTCCTGGGCACTCTCTCCTCACACCCGCACGGGATCAAGATGCTGGAGAAGTGCAGTGTCTTCCAGTG CCTGTTGAACATCTGTACTCTGAAGAATCAGGACCACCTGCTGAAACTCACTGTCTCCATACTGGACTACAGCCGTGACGGGCTGTCCAGGGTCATTCTGTCCAAGATCCTCACTGCTGCCACTGAC AACTGCAGGTTGTATGCCACTAAACACCTGCGGGTGCTGCTTCGTGCCAACGTGGAGTTCTTCAGTAACTGGGGCATCGAGCTTCTGGTCACCCAGCTCCACGACCGCAACAAGACCATCTCCATGGAGGCGCTGGACACACTGGACGAGGCCTGTGAGGACAAG GCAAACCTCCATGCTCTGATCCAGATGAAGCCAGCTCTCACTCACCTGGGGGACAAGGGGGTCCTGCTGCTGCTACG GTTCTTGTCCATTCCAAAGGGCTTCTCCTACCTCAATGAGAGGGGTTACGTCACCAAGCAGCTAGAGAAATGGCAGAAG GACTATAACCTGAAGTATGTGGACATGATAGAGGAGCAGCTTAACGAGGCTCTAACCACGTACCGCAAGCCTGTCGACGGAGACAACTATGTACGCCGAAGCAACCAAAGGTTACAGAGGCCAAATGTTTATCTTCCTGTGCATCTGTATGGCCAGCTTGTCCATGATAAGACAGGCTGCCATCTACTGGAAGTCCAG AATGTGGTTCCTGACCTAAGCTACACTGTCCGTTCCCCAATGCTGGACAAGTGGGAGGGCATCAAACAGCTAAAAGCAGCACTTTGGGCCTTG GGTAACATAGGGTCGTCAAACTGGGGGTTGAACCTCTTGCAGGAGGAGGGGGTGATCCCTGACATAGTGGTTCTGGCCCTGCACTGTGAGGTCCTCTCCATCAGGGG GACGTGTCTGTACGTGTTGGGGCTGATCTCGAAGACACGTCAGGGCTGTGACATGCTGAAGCAGCACGGCTGGGATGCTGTAAGACACAGCCGCCGGACGCTGTGGCCCGTTGTCCCAGACGACATGGAGCCCCCCCCCAACCCTCCCAGCCTGCTGTCCTCTGTCCCCTCCAGCCTCAGCCTGGCCTCTGACTCCACCAGCTCTAGACACAACAGCGAGAGTGACTCCACACAGCCCA GTATGTACATCATGGATGATGAGAGGCTGGAGAACTGTGACCTGTCGGACGATCCTCCCATGTACATGAGACCCAAGTACAAGGACCGCAGCCCCTTCACCCTCCTGGCCTCCAGCCGCTTCCGCAACCACCTCCTCCACTCCCTGTCGCTCTCCGGGAAGATGCTGCGCAGCACCAGTGACCCCAAGGGCACCACCAGGGACCACGGAGGAGGGATGGAAGGGGAACAGGGGCGCAAACGCACCGTCACTGAACCCAGCTACACCTTTGGATCTTCAGATGTCTTCCCAATCTATAATGACGGCCACCTGCCCAAAAGCCCCTCTGCCAACCTAGAAACTTCCATTGTGGGCAGCAAGGCCTCTGAGAACCAGGACAGCACCCCCAGCTTTGGGGAGGGCGAggaagatggggagggggaggggaggctgCCAGGCCGGTCAGTGGGGGTAGGAGGGTCAGGGGTGGGGGAGAACCAGAGAGAGCAGACTAGCCGGGAACGCCTGGCCGGGGATGGCCCGTCCGGTGGGGGCGGGGGAGCTCCGTTTAAATCGCGCAGTCAGAGCTTCAACACGGACACGACCACCAGCGGCATCAGCTCTATGAGCTCCAGCCCCTCCAGGGAGACCCTGCCCTCCACCATCGACACGGACGGTGTCAGCCTCAACAGTGTGATCAGCGCTAAGACCATCCAGACCCTGACCTCCCTCACGCCCCAGCCCCACACCacccacctctcctccctgtccaaGTCCAGCTCTGCCTCCCTGGTGCCCCCCGGCTCCTCCCACACCCTCCCCCGCCGCGCCCAGTCAATCAAGTCGCCCTCATTGACCACCCTGAGCGGCCTGACAGACTGCAGCCTCATGTACTCCAACTCCCGCGACGCGCTGGGCTACGCCACTCTGAAGTACGCCACTTCCTGTGACACGTACGCCAGTCAGCGTGATGCACTGGGATACGCTACTCTGAAGAGGCTGCAGCAGCAGAGGATCCACTCGTCCCTGTCCCACAGCGAGGCTCTGGCCTCCCCAGCCAAAGACGTGCTCTTCACTGATACCATCACCATGAAGACTGGCAGCCTGGACTCCAGACTCACCCCACGGTG GTTCCTGAAGGCTCTGAGTTTTGCCTCCCTGGACAAGGAGGATCTGCTGAGCCCCATCAGCCAGAGCACTCTGCAGCGGTGCTCCTCAGTGAGATCCATGCTGTCCAGCGCCACCTACGGCAGCTCTGATGACTTCATCGGCCTGGCGCTGCCTGTggacatcaacaacatgttccaG ATAAAAGAAACACCATATTTCCAGAAGAGGACCAGCCCGCCCTCTGAGGACAGATCTGCCAAATTCTTCTCTGGAGACTCAGATG GCCCCAGCCCTCACTCCCGGCATGCTGTGCTTCGCTCCCAGCTGAGCATCACCGAGCTGATGGGGGTGAGCCGGGCGGAGCAGCAGAAGCTGCTGGGATCAGAGGAGACTGGTCTACAGGAACACAACGATGACAACTGTCTCTACTGCACCGGGCTTTCTGTGCTCGGCTTCAGCGCTTCCAACAGCAGCCCAG ACTTGACGGAGGAACCCCCTTTCTCAGAGTGGTGCGATCCGCCTGTGCAGAACCACCTGGAGGTCATGGGCCAAACCAAACTGTCAGGAGTGTCCGGGTGCAGTGATGCTGTGTCCCAGGGCTCCCCAGGAAGCATCCGCAGCACTGAACTGGTTTTGG gaGTGAAGTCCATCCCAGAGGAATCTCCGGCCGGCAGGGTTCTCCTCAGGAAGGAGGTCCTGCGTCTCGTGGTCAACCTCAGCTCCTCTGTGGGGACCAAAGGCCATGAGACGAACCTGCTaac GATCAAGGAGAAGTTCCCCTATGCATTCGATGACATCTGTCTCTACTCTGAGGTGTCTTACCTGCTGGCCCACTGCATGTTCCGTCTGTCCGCACGCCGCTTCATCCAGGAGCTCTTCCAAGACGTGCCATTCATTCCG ATGTACGAAGAGGCAGAGAGCATCCTCTCCAAGCTGCCAAAGAACGGACCAGCCGACCCTCCACCTGAGCCCTGA
- the LOC121573860 gene encoding rapamycin-insensitive companion of mTOR isoform X2: MAVSIRGRPSRSIRMRGRNDSGEEHVPLDLSRDPSDNLREILQNVAKQQGVSNMRKLGHLNNFIKLLCNVGHSEEKLGFTHEEIIICLRLALLNEAKEVRAAGLRALRYLIRDSAILQKVLRLQVDYLIARCIDIQQSNEVERTQALRLVRKMITVNALLFPSSVTNSLIAVGNDGLQERDRMVRACIAIICELALKNPVVVAQRGGLSTILKNVIDCQLSRMNEALITTILHLLNHPHTRQYVRSDVELEQILAPYTDFHYRHNADTPEGQLKEDREARFLASKMSIVASFRSWSGIINLCKSGNSGIQSLIGLLCIPNMEVRKGLLEVIYDIFRLPMPVATADFMEALVSVDPSRFQDNWRLSDGFVASEAKVILPHRARSRPDLMDNYLALVLSAFIKSGLLEGLVEVITSTDDTISVRATILLGELLHMANTILPHSHSHHLHCLPTLINKAASFDIAQEKRLRASAAVNYLKHFHEKKKRGPKPNSLYLDHIICKSKASHYCRDQHFRTQRDIFVIKDTEDALMMNLRDSHILNHKENLDWNWVLIATILKWPNVNLRSNKDEQMHKFVRRLLFFYKPSSKLYGSLELDHSKARQLTVVGCQFIKFLLESEEDGQAYLEDLIKDIVQWLSSSSGLKPDRSLQSNGLLTTLSQHYFLFLGTLSSHPHGIKMLEKCSVFQCLLNICTLKNQDHLLKLTVSILDYSRDGLSRVILSKILTAATDNCRLYATKHLRVLLRANVEFFSNWGIELLVTQLHDRNKTISMEALDTLDEACEDKANLHALIQMKPALTHLGDKGVLLLLRFLSIPKGFSYLNERGYVTKQLEKWQKDYNLKYVDMIEEQLNEALTTYRKPVDGDNYVRRSNQRLQRPNVYLPVHLYGQLVHDKTGCHLLEVQNVVPDLSYTVRSPMLDKWEGIKQLKAALWALGNIGSSNWGLNLLQEEGVIPDIVVLALHCEVLSIRGTCLYVLGLISKTRQGCDMLKQHGWDAVRHSRRTLWPVVPDDMEPPPNPPSLLSSVPSSLSLASDSTSSRHNSESDSTQPSMYIMDDERLENCDLSDDPPMYMRPKYKDRSPFTLLASSRFRNHLLHSLSLSGKMLRSTSDPKGTTRDHGGGMEGEQGRKRTVTEPSYTFGSSDVFPIYNDGHLPKSPSANLETSIVGSKASENQDSTPSFGEGEEDGEGEGRLPGRSVGVGGSGVGENQREQTSRERLAGDGPSGGGGGAPFKSRSQSFNTDTTTSGISSMSSSPSRETLPSTIDTDGVSLNSVISAKTIQTLTSLTPQPHTTHLSSLSKSSSASLVPPGSSHTLPRRAQSIKSPSLTTLSGLTDCSLMYSNSRDALGYATLKYATSCDTYASQRDALGYATLKRLQQQRIHSSLSHSEALASPAKDVLFTDTITMKTGSLDSRLTPRFLKALSFASLDKEDLLSPISQSTLQRCSSVRSMLSSATYGSSDDFIGLALPVDINNMFQIKETPYFQKRTSPPSEDRSAKFFSGDSDGPSPHSRHAVLRSQLSITELMGVSRAEQQKLLGSEETGLQEHNDDNCLYCTGLSVLGFSASNSSPDLTEEPPFSEWCDPPVQNHLEVMGQTKLSGVSGCSDAVSQGSPGSIRSTELVLGVKSIPEESPAGRVLLRKEVLRLVVNLSSSVGTKGHETNLLTIKEKFPYAFDDICLYSEVSYLLAHCMFRLSARRFIQELFQDVPFIPMYEEAESILSKLPKNGPADPPPEP, from the exons ATCCTTCAGACAACCTTCGGGAAATCCTTCAGAATGTTGCCAAGCAACAAGGAGTCTCCAACATGCGCAAACTCGGTCACCTGAACAACTTCATAAAG CTTCTCTGCAATGTAGGCCACTCAGAGGAGAAGCTTGGGTTTACACATGAAGAGATCATCATTTG TCTCCGGTTAGCACTGTTGAATGAGGCTAAGGAGGTGCGAGCTGCAGGCCTGAGGGCTCTCCGCTACCTGATCAGAGACAGCGCTATTCTCCAGAAGGTCCTCCGGCTTCAGGTAGACTACCTGATCGCCAG GTGCATAGACATCCAGCAAAGCAATGAGGTGGAgaggacacaggctctcaggctGGTGCGAAAG ATGATCACTGTGAATGCACTGCTCTTCCCCTCGTCTGTCACCAACTCCCTCATTGCCGTGGGCAACGATGGGCTACAGGAGCGAGACCGCATGGTACGCGCCTGTATCGCCATCATCTGTGAACTTG CTCTGAAGAACCCTGTGGTGGTAGCCCAGAGGGGTGGTCTCAGCACCATTCTGAAGAACGTGATCGACTGTCAGCTGAGCCGCATGAACGAGGCACTCATCACTACCATCCTACACCTcctcaaccacccacacacacgccAGTATGTGCGCTCGGATGTGGAGCTCGAG CAaatcctggccccttacactgaCTTCCACTACAGACACAATGCAGACACGCCAGAGGGGCAGCTCAA GGAAGACAGGGAGGCTCGATTCTTGGCCAGTAAAATGTCCATAGTTGCTTCCTTTCGCTCCTGGTCAG GCATCATTAACCTGTGCAAGTCAGGCAACTCTGGAATCCAGTCTCTTATTGGCCTGCTCTGTATACCAAATATGGAAGTAAGG AAAGGCTTATTAGAGGTGATATATGATATCTTCCGGCTCCCCATGCCGGTTGCGACTGCAGACTTTATGGAAGCACTTGTCAGTGTGG ACCCTAGTAGGTTCCAAGACAATTGGAGGTTATCAGATGGCTTTGTGGCTTCCGAAGCAAAAGTTATCCTTCCACATCGAGCTCGGTCAAG GCCTGACTTAATGGATAACTACCTAGCGTTGGTACTGTCTGCCTTCATCAAGAGTGGACTTCTTGAG GGTCTCGTTGAGGTTATCACAAGCACTGATGACACCATCTCTGTGCGAGCCACCATTCTACTGGGAGAACTGCTTCACATG GCCAACACCATCCTGCCCCACTCCCACAGCCACCACCTGCACTGTCTGCCCACACTCATCAACAAGGCAGCCTCCTTCGACATCGCTCAGGAGAAGAGACT ACGGGCGAGTGCAGCGGTCAACTACCTGAAACATTTCcatgagaagaagaagagaggacCCAAACCCAACAGCCTGTACCTGGACCACATCATCTGCAAATCGAAGGCTTCTCACTACTGTAGAGACCAGCACTTTAGAACACAGAGAGATATCTTTGTCATTAAG GACACTGAGGATGCTCTCATGATGAACCTGAGAGACAGCCACATCCTCAACCACAAAGAAAACCTGGACTGGAATTGGGTTCTCATCGCAACAATATTGAAG TGGCCAAATGTTAACCTGCGGAGCAATAAAGATGAACAAATGCACAA GTTTGTGCGCAGGCTGCTGTTCTTCTATAAGCCCAGCAGTAAGCTGTACGGCAGCCTGGAGCTGGACCACAGTAAGGCCAGGCAGCTCACTGTGGTGGGATGTCAGTTCATCAAGTTCCTCCTGGAGTCTGAGGAG GATGGGCAGGCGTACCTGGAGGACCTAATAAAGGACATAGTTCAGTGGCTCTCCTCTTCCTCAGGGCTCAAGCCTGACCGCAGTCTCCAGAGCAACGGCTTGCTCACCACTCTCAGCCAGCACTACTTCCTGTTCCTGGGCACTCTCTCCTCACACCCGCACGGGATCAAGATGCTGGAGAAGTGCAGTGTCTTCCAGTG CCTGTTGAACATCTGTACTCTGAAGAATCAGGACCACCTGCTGAAACTCACTGTCTCCATACTGGACTACAGCCGTGACGGGCTGTCCAGGGTCATTCTGTCCAAGATCCTCACTGCTGCCACTGAC AACTGCAGGTTGTATGCCACTAAACACCTGCGGGTGCTGCTTCGTGCCAACGTGGAGTTCTTCAGTAACTGGGGCATCGAGCTTCTGGTCACCCAGCTCCACGACCGCAACAAGACCATCTCCATGGAGGCGCTGGACACACTGGACGAGGCCTGTGAGGACAAG GCAAACCTCCATGCTCTGATCCAGATGAAGCCAGCTCTCACTCACCTGGGGGACAAGGGGGTCCTGCTGCTGCTACG GTTCTTGTCCATTCCAAAGGGCTTCTCCTACCTCAATGAGAGGGGTTACGTCACCAAGCAGCTAGAGAAATGGCAGAAG GACTATAACCTGAAGTATGTGGACATGATAGAGGAGCAGCTTAACGAGGCTCTAACCACGTACCGCAAGCCTGTCGACGGAGACAACTATGTACGCCGAAGCAACCAAAGGTTACAGAGGCCAAATGTTTATCTTCCTGTGCATCTGTATGGCCAGCTTGTCCATGATAAGACAGGCTGCCATCTACTGGAAGTCCAG AATGTGGTTCCTGACCTAAGCTACACTGTCCGTTCCCCAATGCTGGACAAGTGGGAGGGCATCAAACAGCTAAAAGCAGCACTTTGGGCCTTG GGTAACATAGGGTCGTCAAACTGGGGGTTGAACCTCTTGCAGGAGGAGGGGGTGATCCCTGACATAGTGGTTCTGGCCCTGCACTGTGAGGTCCTCTCCATCAGGGG GACGTGTCTGTACGTGTTGGGGCTGATCTCGAAGACACGTCAGGGCTGTGACATGCTGAAGCAGCACGGCTGGGATGCTGTAAGACACAGCCGCCGGACGCTGTGGCCCGTTGTCCCAGACGACATGGAGCCCCCCCCCAACCCTCCCAGCCTGCTGTCCTCTGTCCCCTCCAGCCTCAGCCTGGCCTCTGACTCCACCAGCTCTAGACACAACAGCGAGAGTGACTCCACACAGCCCA GTATGTACATCATGGATGATGAGAGGCTGGAGAACTGTGACCTGTCGGACGATCCTCCCATGTACATGAGACCCAAGTACAAGGACCGCAGCCCCTTCACCCTCCTGGCCTCCAGCCGCTTCCGCAACCACCTCCTCCACTCCCTGTCGCTCTCCGGGAAGATGCTGCGCAGCACCAGTGACCCCAAGGGCACCACCAGGGACCACGGAGGAGGGATGGAAGGGGAACAGGGGCGCAAACGCACCGTCACTGAACCCAGCTACACCTTTGGATCTTCAGATGTCTTCCCAATCTATAATGACGGCCACCTGCCCAAAAGCCCCTCTGCCAACCTAGAAACTTCCATTGTGGGCAGCAAGGCCTCTGAGAACCAGGACAGCACCCCCAGCTTTGGGGAGGGCGAggaagatggggagggggaggggaggctgCCAGGCCGGTCAGTGGGGGTAGGAGGGTCAGGGGTGGGGGAGAACCAGAGAGAGCAGACTAGCCGGGAACGCCTGGCCGGGGATGGCCCGTCCGGTGGGGGCGGGGGAGCTCCGTTTAAATCGCGCAGTCAGAGCTTCAACACGGACACGACCACCAGCGGCATCAGCTCTATGAGCTCCAGCCCCTCCAGGGAGACCCTGCCCTCCACCATCGACACGGACGGTGTCAGCCTCAACAGTGTGATCAGCGCTAAGACCATCCAGACCCTGACCTCCCTCACGCCCCAGCCCCACACCacccacctctcctccctgtccaaGTCCAGCTCTGCCTCCCTGGTGCCCCCCGGCTCCTCCCACACCCTCCCCCGCCGCGCCCAGTCAATCAAGTCGCCCTCATTGACCACCCTGAGCGGCCTGACAGACTGCAGCCTCATGTACTCCAACTCCCGCGACGCGCTGGGCTACGCCACTCTGAAGTACGCCACTTCCTGTGACACGTACGCCAGTCAGCGTGATGCACTGGGATACGCTACTCTGAAGAGGCTGCAGCAGCAGAGGATCCACTCGTCCCTGTCCCACAGCGAGGCTCTGGCCTCCCCAGCCAAAGACGTGCTCTTCACTGATACCATCACCATGAAGACTGGCAGCCTGGACTCCAGACTCACCCCACG GTTCCTGAAGGCTCTGAGTTTTGCCTCCCTGGACAAGGAGGATCTGCTGAGCCCCATCAGCCAGAGCACTCTGCAGCGGTGCTCCTCAGTGAGATCCATGCTGTCCAGCGCCACCTACGGCAGCTCTGATGACTTCATCGGCCTGGCGCTGCCTGTggacatcaacaacatgttccaG ATAAAAGAAACACCATATTTCCAGAAGAGGACCAGCCCGCCCTCTGAGGACAGATCTGCCAAATTCTTCTCTGGAGACTCAGATG GCCCCAGCCCTCACTCCCGGCATGCTGTGCTTCGCTCCCAGCTGAGCATCACCGAGCTGATGGGGGTGAGCCGGGCGGAGCAGCAGAAGCTGCTGGGATCAGAGGAGACTGGTCTACAGGAACACAACGATGACAACTGTCTCTACTGCACCGGGCTTTCTGTGCTCGGCTTCAGCGCTTCCAACAGCAGCCCAG ACTTGACGGAGGAACCCCCTTTCTCAGAGTGGTGCGATCCGCCTGTGCAGAACCACCTGGAGGTCATGGGCCAAACCAAACTGTCAGGAGTGTCCGGGTGCAGTGATGCTGTGTCCCAGGGCTCCCCAGGAAGCATCCGCAGCACTGAACTGGTTTTGG gaGTGAAGTCCATCCCAGAGGAATCTCCGGCCGGCAGGGTTCTCCTCAGGAAGGAGGTCCTGCGTCTCGTGGTCAACCTCAGCTCCTCTGTGGGGACCAAAGGCCATGAGACGAACCTGCTaac GATCAAGGAGAAGTTCCCCTATGCATTCGATGACATCTGTCTCTACTCTGAGGTGTCTTACCTGCTGGCCCACTGCATGTTCCGTCTGTCCGCACGCCGCTTCATCCAGGAGCTCTTCCAAGACGTGCCATTCATTCCG ATGTACGAAGAGGCAGAGAGCATCCTCTCCAAGCTGCCAAAGAACGGACCAGCCGACCCTCCACCTGAGCCCTGA